Proteins from a single region of Theobroma cacao cultivar B97-61/B2 chromosome 10, Criollo_cocoa_genome_V2, whole genome shotgun sequence:
- the LOC18586807 gene encoding multiple myeloma tumor-associated protein 2 homolog isoform X2 has protein sequence MYHPTRGGVRGGRDQFSWDDVKVDKHRENYLGHSIKAPVGRWQKGKDLHWYARDKKSGGSDVEALSEEIRRVKEEEEQAMREALGLAPKRSSQPQGNRLDKHELSELVKRGSTAEDLGAGHAEAARVHGLGFSRVPRPWEDPSTLPSSQKEASSETVKVDEHLPSTTNTVEKESEDESSRKRRKHEEKRQEKHEKRERHEKRERYEKRERHEKRESHDSYEKKRRRKDKEKRRHDSNSD, from the exons ATGTATCATCCTACCAGAGGTGGCGTTCGTGGTGGCCGAGATC AATTTAGTTGGGATGATGTGAAGGTTGATAAACATCGGGAGAATTATCTTGGTCACAGTATCAAGGCACCTGTTGGGAGGTGGCAGAAAG GGAAGGATCTGCACTGGTATGCAAGAGATAAAAAATCCGGGGGATCAGATGTGGAGGCTCTAAGTGAAGAAATTAGAAGAGTTAAGGAAGAGGAGGAGCAAGCTATGAGGGAGGCTCTTGGACTGGCTCCTAAACGTTCTAGTCAACCTCAAGGCAATCGCCTTGATAAGCATGAGCTTTCGGAACTTGTGAAGCGGGGTTCTACTGCAGAGGACTTGGGTGCAGGCCATGCTGAAGCAGCACGAGTCCATGGTCTTGGTTTCTCAAG AGTGCCACGCCCATGGGAAGATCCAAGTACCCTTCCCTCCAGTCAGAAGGAAGCCTCATCTGAGACGGTCAAGGTGGATGAACACTTGCCATCAACCACCAACACTGTAGAAAAGGAATCAGAGGATGAAAGCAGCAGGAAGAGAAGGAAGCATGAGGAGAAGAGACAGGAAAAGCATGAGAAGCGTGAGAGACACGAGAAGCGTGAGAGATACGAGAAGCGTGAGAGAC ACGAGAAGCGTGAATCTCATGATtcatatgaaaagaaaagacgGAGGAAGGATAAGGAAAAGAGGAGGCACGATTCCAACTCGGATTGA
- the LOC18586807 gene encoding multiple myeloma tumor-associated protein 2 homolog isoform X1, translating into MYHPTRGGVRGGRDQFSWDDVKVDKHRENYLGHSIKAPVGRWQKGKDLHWYARDKKSGGSDVEALSEEIRRVKEEEEQAMREALGLAPKRSSQPQGNRLDKHELSELVKRGSTAEDLGAGHAEAARVHGLGFSRVPRPWEDPSTLPSSQKEASSETVKVDEHLPSTTNTVEKESEDESSRKRRKHEEKRQEKHEKRERHEKRERYEKRERHEKRERYEKRERHEKRESHDSYEKKRRRKDKEKRRHDSNSD; encoded by the exons ATGTATCATCCTACCAGAGGTGGCGTTCGTGGTGGCCGAGATC AATTTAGTTGGGATGATGTGAAGGTTGATAAACATCGGGAGAATTATCTTGGTCACAGTATCAAGGCACCTGTTGGGAGGTGGCAGAAAG GGAAGGATCTGCACTGGTATGCAAGAGATAAAAAATCCGGGGGATCAGATGTGGAGGCTCTAAGTGAAGAAATTAGAAGAGTTAAGGAAGAGGAGGAGCAAGCTATGAGGGAGGCTCTTGGACTGGCTCCTAAACGTTCTAGTCAACCTCAAGGCAATCGCCTTGATAAGCATGAGCTTTCGGAACTTGTGAAGCGGGGTTCTACTGCAGAGGACTTGGGTGCAGGCCATGCTGAAGCAGCACGAGTCCATGGTCTTGGTTTCTCAAG AGTGCCACGCCCATGGGAAGATCCAAGTACCCTTCCCTCCAGTCAGAAGGAAGCCTCATCTGAGACGGTCAAGGTGGATGAACACTTGCCATCAACCACCAACACTGTAGAAAAGGAATCAGAGGATGAAAGCAGCAGGAAGAGAAGGAAGCATGAGGAGAAGAGACAGGAAAAGCATGAGAAGCGTGAGAGACACGAGAAGCGTGAGAGATACGAGAAGCGTGAGAGACATGAGAAGCGTGAGAGATACGAGAAGCGTGAGAGACACGAGAAGCGTGAATCTCATGATtcatatgaaaagaaaagacgGAGGAAGGATAAGGAAAAGAGGAGGCACGATTCCAACTCGGATTGA